A window of Castanea sativa cultivar Marrone di Chiusa Pesio chromosome 1, ASM4071231v1 contains these coding sequences:
- the LOC142625912 gene encoding BTB/POZ domain and ankyrin repeat-containing protein NPR1-like has translation MDYKMGFSDSNEISNGSSICCVATAAATNAETLSSSDHPSSPPDISALRRLSQNLESLFNDSSSSSSDRFADAKILVGTEQVAVHRCLLAARSPFFKNAFSNSKEVELKLKDLAKDHEVGLDALLAVLAYLYSGKVRPLPKGVCVCVDDDCSHEACRPAVDFMVEVLYASFTFQVSELVALYQRHLLDIIDKVSMDDILVVLSVANMCSKACERLLFRCIEIIVKSSVDIITLDKALPQEIVKNVMDSRKELGLDTPESNSFPDKHIKRIHRALDSDDVELVRLLLREAHTTLDDAFALHYAVAYCDAKTTTELLDLALADVNKRNLRGYTVLHVAAMRKEPKIIVSLLTKGARPSDLTLDGRKALQISKRLTKAVDYNKSTEEGKASPKDRLCIEILEQAESRDPLLGDASHSLAIAGDDLRMKLLYLENRVGLAKLLFPVEAKVAMDIAQVDGTAEFPLAMKSKNLHDARRTTVDLNEAPFKIQEEHLIRMKALSRTVELGKRFFPRCSKVLNKIMDDDDISQLAYVGNDTPDERKLKRQRYMELQEVLIKAFNEDKQEFDRSAISSSSSSSIGVMKPNGKLTIKK, from the exons atggATTACAAAATGGGTTTTTCGGATTCAAACGAAATAAGCAACGGCAGTAGCATATGCTGCGTAGCCACGGCCGCAGCCACAAACGCCGAAACGCTCTCCTCCTCCGACCACCCTTCTTCACCACCCGATATCTCCGCCCTCCGCCGCCTCTCCCAAAACCTCGAATCCCTCTTCAAcgactcctcctcctcctcctcagaCCGATTCGCGGACGCCAAGATCCTAGTCGGAACCGAACAAGTCGCCGTCCACCGCTGTCTCCTCGCGGCGCGAAGCCCTTTCTTCAAGAACGCCTTCTCCAATTCCAAAGAGGTGGAGCTGAAGCTGAAGGACCTAGCCAAAGATCACGAGGTCGGTCTCGATGCTCTCCTGGCCGTCTTGGCTTACTTGTATAGCGGCAAGGTCAGACCTTTACCCAAAGGCGTTTGCGTTTGCGTCGACGATGATTGCTCTCACGAAGCTTGTAGGCCCGCCGTTGATTTCATGGTCGAGGTTCTCTATGCTTCTTTCACTTTTCAAGTCTCTGAATTGGTCGCTCTTTATCAG AGGCACCTGCTAGACATTATTGACAAGGTTTCAATGGACGACATTTTGGTGGTTCTATCTGTTGCAAACATGTGCAGTAAAGCATGTGAAAGATTGCTGTTTAGGTGTATTGAGATTATTGTCAAATCTAGTGTTGATATCATTACTCTTGATAAAGCTCTTCCTCAAGAAATTGTCAAAAATGTCATGGATTCACGTAAGGAACTTGGCTTGGACACGCCTGAAAGCAACAGTTTTCCAGATAAACATATAAAGAGAATACATAGAGCCCTGGATTCAGATGATGTTGAATTAGTCAGATTGTTGCTGAGAGAGGCTCATACTACTCTAGATGATGCATTTGCTCTCCACTATGCTGTGGCATACTGTGATGCAAAGACAACAACAGAGCTCCTTGATCTAGCACTTGCTGATGTTAACAAAAGGAATCTAAGGGGCTATACCGTGCTGCATGTTGCCGCAATGCGGAAGGAACCTAAGATCATAGTATCCCTCCTAACGAAGGGAGCCAGACCATCAGACCTTACATTAGATGGTAGAAAGGCGCTTCAGATCTCAAAGCGGCTCACTAAGGCTGTGGATTATAATAAGTCCACTGAGGAAGGAAAAGCTTCTCCTAAGGATCGGTTATGTATAGAGATATTGGAGCAAGCAGAAAGTAGAGATCCATTGCTAGGAGATGCTTCTCATTCCCTTGCTATAGCAGGTGATGATCTCCGTATGAAGTTGTTGTACCTCGAAAATAGAG TTGGACTGGCAAAACTTCTTTTCCCGGTGGAAGCAAAAGTTGCAATGGATATTGCTCAAGTTGATGGCACTGCTGAGTTTCCATTAGCCATGAAGTCTAAGAATCTGCATGATGCCCGGAGAACAACTGTAGACTTAAATGAAGCACCgttcaaaattcaagaagagCATCTAATTAGGATGAAAGCACTCTCCAGAACTG TGGAACTTGGAAAACGCTTCTTCCCTCGTTGCTCGAAAGTCCTTAATAAGATaatggatgatgatgatatatCACAACTAGCATACGTAGGGAACGACACTCCAGACGAACGAAAATTAAAGAGACAAAGATATATGGAGCTCCAAGAAGTTCTAATTAAGGCATTCAATGAAGATAAGCAGGAGTTTGATAGGTCTGCCatatcatcttcatcatcttcatccATTGGAGTTATGAAGCCTAATGGTAAGCTTACCATCAAGAAATAA
- the LOC142605848 gene encoding heat shock factor protein HSF30-like has translation MATEIDDCYGGGGGDPILSFPEPVEEIETTMKEPVVTVKVEQVEEEEKEQTTPLHHIPADSGEVVVPEELLNDTAPPTLTLAQETEVINFKEEEEEEEEEDDEEEEDTEFSTPKPMEGLHEQGPPPFLKKIFDMVEDPDTNTVVSWSETRDSFIVWDEHVFAEELLPRYFKHKNFSSFIRQLNTYGFKKIDTYMWKFANEEFQSGKRHLLKNIKRRNRLNKQEHGVVSLKLRKPGVEIELESLRKDQNVLQVEILKLRQREEDSHNQLAAVEDRIRYAECRQQKMLLFLTKVTRNPNFAHQLIQKRKLKRELNGGEISKRRRLLATQGHESLLEAIDTSLGVNGRSEVQGDLVTVLTDILQEGVDTFPLQTPFPAPVDDVLCSPLQDQKVNVMPGTSTPPEMSSVYNVMSEKLMEDNSIVDEDFTMNDSQFYSELEDLIAKPPDWGGFVSGLVEPAACIGSMT, from the exons atggctACTGAAATTGACGATTGTTACGGCGGTGGTGGCGGCGATCCAATTTTATCATTCCCAGAGCCCGTTGAGGAAATAGAGACAACAATGAAAGAACCAGTGGTCACAGTCAAAGTAGAacaagtagaagaagaagaaaaggaacaaACGACACCGCTTCATCACATTCCAGCTGATTCCGGGGAAGTAGTAGTCCCTGAAGAACTACTAAACGACACAGCTCCGCCGACTCTAACACTGGCCCAAGAGACCGAGGTGATCAATttcaaagaagaagaggaagaggaagaggaagaagatgatgaagaagaagaagatactGAATTCTCAACTCCGAAGCCGATGGAGGGTCTACACGAACAAGGTCCACCACCGTTTCTGAAGAAGATTTTCGACATGGTGGAAGACCCAGATACCAATACGGTCGTGTCGTGGAGCGAGACACGGGACAGCTTCATTGTTTGGGACGAGCATGTTTTTGCTGAAGAGCTGCTTCCTAGGTATTTCAAGCACAAGAACTTCTCTAGCTTCATTCGCCAGCTCAATACTTAT GGTTTCAAGAAGATTGATACGTATATGTGGAAGTTTGCAAATGAAGAGTTTCAAAGTGGGAAGAGGCATTTGCTGAAGAACATAAAGAGGAGGAATCGATTGAATAAGCAGGAACATGGAGTAGTAAGTTTGAAATTGAGGAAACCTGGGGTGGAGATTGAACTTGAGAGTCTGAGGAAGGATCAGAATGTATTGCAAGTGGAAATCTTGAAGCTGAGACAACGAGAAGAGGACTCACACAATCAACTCGCCGCTGTTGAAGATCGCATTCGATATGCAGAGTGTAGGCAACAAAAGATGCTCTTGTTTCTCACCAAAGTAACCAGAAACCCCAACTTTGCTCACCAGTTAATCCAGAAGAGAAAGCTTAAGAGAGAGCTGAATGGGGGCGAGATTAGCAAGAGACGTAGATTGCTAGCAACTCAAGGCCATGAAAGCTTGCTTGAGGCCATTGACACCAGCCTTGGTGTTAATGGGAGAAGCGAAGTTCAGGGAGACTTGGTGACAGTTCTAACTGATATATTGCAAGAAGGTGTGGATACTTTTCCATTACAAACACCCTTCCCAGCTCCCGTGGATGATGTATTGTGCAGTCCTCTTCAGGATCAGAAGGTCAATGTGATGCCTGGAACAAGCACTCCTCCAGAAATGTCATCGGTTTATAATGTCATGTCGGAGAAACTAATGGAGGACAATTCGATTGTTGATGAAGATTTCACCATGAATGACTCTCAATTCTATTCTGAGTTGGAGGATTTGATTGCCAAGCCACCTGATTGGGGTGGCTTTGTAAGTGGACTGGTGGAGCCAGCTGCTTGTATTGGGTCGATGACATAA